The Flavobacterium johnsoniae genomic sequence TTTTTTATCATACTGACTGCGGGAAGCGTCCTTTATCCTGCGGGCATACGCCGGATCGATACTGTGGCCCAGGCGGCTGCGGCTCTGGAGCCCCTGACCGGCAGGCTGACCTATCTTATTTTCGCGGCGGGCGTGCTGGGGACGGGATTTCTGTCCATACCGGTTCTTGCGGGCTCGCAGTCCTATATGCTGGCCGAGACCTTCGGCTGGAAAACGGGCCTTGATAAGAAATTCCATAAGGCCAAGCTGTTTTACATTTCCATAATTTTCTCGCTGGCGGTCAGCGTAGGGCTTGACTTTTTTGGAATCAGCGCCATACAGGCGCTGCTCTACACGGCGGTCTGCTATGGGCTGACCGCGCCGGTGATGGTTGCGGTGGTCCTGCATATCGGCAACAACAGGAAGATAATGGGCGGGCACACCAATTCGAGGCTTTCAAACGCATTGGGCGCCATTGCCCTTATCATCATGTCGGCTGCGGCTGCTGCGCTGCTCTACTTCCTGTTTTTCTAGGGGATGCGCCAGGCGCGGCCCAGCGGATCGGGACAGCCCGATGCCCCAATGGGGCATCGGGTTTTTTTTGCCCCTGCCCGGCAGAACCCTTATATAAGTTTTAACACCGCATAGGCTGGAAATGTGCGGGCAAATGGCTATTTTTGGCAGGCAATCTGCCACCTAAAAAAAAAGAGATTTCTGCAATGGAAAAAACGATACGGCTCAAAGTGAGGAAAGATCTGGATGCACAGCAGCAGTCCGGGGTCATAAAGCTGAAAGGCACCCTCATTTCAAAAGGATATACCCAGATCATCCATATACTGGACCTGAATGAAGAGTTCCATGTCAATACCTTTGAAACGCCATCGGAGAAGACAGCCGAAGCGATGCAGTACATTGCGGCTTTCATCAGCGCGGAGAAGCTGCTTGATGCCGTGATGACAGACTAGCAGGGAGAAGATGATCTCGCGCGTCACGACGCGTCAGAGGCTCAGCCGATGGGTGAAACCGCCCGCTTTTCTGGCTTTTCGGACCACGTGACCTGCCAGGTTCGGCCATCGAGCTGGTCTACGAGGATAAACGTGTATGCATCGGCGGTAGGATAGAGGAAGAACCTTCCGTTTTTTTCCTGCGAGGCAGGAACAAGGCTCTGCAATGAAAGGGGCTGCAGGGACTTCTTTTTAACAGTGCCCCGCTGGAGATGCCACAGCTGTCCATTTCTATGGCTGTCTTCTGCTTTCCTGGGAAAGCAGGGTGTTGACGGACAGCGCTAAAAGGAATATGCAAATTTTTTTCAAATCCATAAAAATTAAATTGGGACGAAATTTTCCTCCTGTCTGAAGTTAAATGTGAAGTCCTGTAGGGGATATGCCCTGCATGGCAGCGCCCAGTGTGCCTGTCAATATTCCAGGCGGTCACGTTCTGCCTGGTCGTCATGATGTCCTGCAGTATTTAAATAATTCTCTGAAATCTGGATAAAAATTTCCGATAGGCTGGGATGGCTGTATTTGTGCAGACCGGCCAGTTTCTGGAAATAGGCGGCATTGTTCTTTTCAATTGTTCCCCCTTCAAAGACCCCTCTGCCTGTAGATCCCCTCTTATTTATAAGTGTCACAGCGAAGTTATCTTTTAGAGCCGGAGTGTTGATGCGTTCGATTGCAGCGCTGATTTCATCCGGCGGCCAGCTGCCGGTGCCTTCTTCGGGAAAATAAGCCAGAAGCATTCCGATATGGCTGTCAGCCGCCTCAAGGCGGCCTCTCTTTTGAGCCAGTTCCCTTACCTGTGCGATCCAATGGTCCATCACATCATTGTCAATTGTATTGTCAGAGCGCACACCCGGAATCATCATAAAATTGTCCAGCAGCTCGTAAGACTTTTGCGCGAGCTGCTCCAGATTTTCTTTAGGTATATTTTTCCTTTCAGGCTCAATATTTTCGGGATCAGCGGGCGTATAGTGCCATGAGAGCACATCCACAAAGAAATGGGGGTTATCTGCCAGTTCGCCGTACAGCTGGCTGGGACGGTAGTCTGAATGGTAGGAATTGAGCACTGAAAGATAAAGCCATTCGAGATTGAGCATTTCGTCTTTGGTTATGTCTTCCCTTTGTGCAGCTTCCTTGAAAAGGCTGGTGACTTCATGCAGCTCCAGCAAAAAATTATCTATGCTTTCTTCTGTTGCGGTCTTATGCAGCACCTGAGCGATTATCTGGGTAGACAGTTGTCTTTTAATGTGCCTTGCTGCCCTGAGAGCGCTTTTAAACCTTTTGTGCTCCATCAGCTTCTTTACGGCCGAAATGCTTTCCTCGGCCGTTGTGCGGTAGAAATAAGGGGGTATGGTTAGCCAATAGGTACTGTTTAGGCTTTCGCCCTTTGATTCGATATAATCCCATAGTTCCTGCGAGTGGTCCACCTGGCTGAAAAGCGCATATTGCTGCTTGTCGTCCAGATTAAGATATTCCAAGTCGGAACAGAGGACAAAAAGCCACTGCAGTCCTTTGGCCGCTGTTTTAGCCGCTATATAGAGGCTTACGAAATTGGCATTTGCATCTGCATTTTTTAAGGTAGAGACGATATAAGCAGTCTCTTCCTTTGTCTGTTCGATTCTGGATAGGGTAAATGCAAGGATGCCGGTTATTTCGGGCGAATCCGCCATAGCGGCAATGCCCTGAATTCCTATTTCTGCCGATAAAATATGAATGGCTTTAGTGCGGGCTTTGAGCACTCTGGCATTGTAGTCGAGCTCATCCTTTTCATCATCGTCGGTCTCCCGGGCGCCCTGCGGGAAATTCACCTGCGAGGATTCAAAGAGCCATCGGTATTTTGCCGTGATGTCTTCGGGTTCCAGCGCGTCGTAAAGAGGCTGGTAGCGGGAAAGGATCTCTTCATCCAATGCCCATGGGGCTTCGGAAGCTGAGCGGTGCAGGTGCAGGATCCTTCTTGCCTCATCTCTGGACAGGGTGCTGTCTTTGGGAATGCGTGCATAATTTTTCTCAATAAAAACCAGAAGCTTTTCACGCTCATCGGCAGAGCTCATTTCAGACGAATGTCTGATGATATCGGCAAGCCTTCCATCGCTGCCGTCAAACATTTCCAGCATGAGGTCCGAAACGGCCCTGAATCCTTCATTTGTCTGTTCAGGGGAATTGGAAGGTGCTGCGCTTTTATCAAAAAGGCGCCATCTCATCCTGCTGTTTGCAGTCCAGTTATCATGATGCTTGGGCATGAGCTTTCTTAGCAGCTCCCATCCTGATTTGGGATTTCTGCTGATGGCCGCTTTCAGTATTTCCATGCGCTCGCCAAGAGCAGCGGCTGTCTGTGGATGCGCGGGCCTGTAGATGTCAGCGAGGCTTCTTGCGGGCCTGTTGCTCAGATTTCCTCCGGGATCCAGTTCAGCGAGTTTTAACAGTATATCTGTTGCCTGAAAAAGATATTCAGGAAGCCATGCCAGACCTTCCAGCGCCCATAGCAGTCCTGTATGGCTGCTGGACTCGCCAAAATAACTGCTGTTTGTCCTGAACATGCCCATAATCTCGGGCTCGTCTTTCTGCAGGGAGCTCTGGACTGCCTTGAAGAAGCTTTTCGGTGATGCCTCGGCAATCAGGGGAAGCTTCCGGTTGGTTTTTCTCCACAGTTCGGCATCGGCATCCAGCAGCAGGCTGCCAACCAGCACGTCCACCCATTTTTCAGGCGCGGAAATTACGGCAGGATTTATGGCTTCGCCATACAGGCTGAGCAGTATCAGTGTCTGGACAAGCCCCTCGCGCGCCCATGGGGAGTACTTTTTCGGAGGGGTAAACGAAAAGGTTATCTGTATAAGATGCGTCTCGCCGCTGTTACCGGGATCGGTAAAGACAGACGGAAAATATTCTGCGAGAACCGAAAGGTCATCTGCTGTGATATGTTTCGAAAGGCTGTTCCAGAGATCGAGCGGGGAAGTCAGCCTCCATGTGCCGCCGATCTGCAGTATGGGGGAGTCCTCAAAGTCCCTCCACCGGTATAAAACTGCCAGATAATCGTTAAAAGGCATTTTAGAAAGCTTTTCCAGAATCTCGCGGTCGCCGGGATTATTGATATTCCATCGTCCGAGAATAAGGGCAGGGATGATTTCGCGTATGTTCTCCGATTTATGCCACGCAGCTTTATTGTCAATATATTTCAGCAGCCTTCGCAGCTTATTGATATCCCTGCCGGCTTCCCTGCTGAAGCGTTCGGCATCTTCTCTGGAAAGGCCCATTTCACGGAGCCCTTCGATCTGGCCCTCCCTGCCGATAGTAGGCAGGATAATGCGTTTGTGCGTTAGCTCGTCATCCGCCCCTGCAGGGATAATCACGTGGTGTCCCTGCGAGACAGCGGCCCCTACTAGGCTTTTATCATCAAATTTGGCAATAAGGTTCAATGAAGTCTTTACGTAGTTCAGCGAAAGGGTTCTGAAGCTTTCCTGATTTTCCACGACCATTGTTTTTGAAAAAAAACGCTGTTTCTCGTCTTGATCAAAACTGTCCGCCGCAGCAATTATAAAGGCAGCTGCCTCCGTTTTGGTTTTGGCCTGTACAGTGATGATGCCGGGATCCCCGCTGAGGAATCCGCTTAGCTTGGCGGTTTCAGCGTCCCTGCCTGAGGTTACGATTTTTGGCACGAGATGTCCCGCTTCTCCGCTTGACCATTCTGCCCAGAACTGTTCGGCGTCCAGAGCGCCTTCCGCCGGCGCCTTTCCGATTTCCCTGGCAAACCATAGTGCGGCGGGTCCGGACTGGTCCAGCCACTGCGTCATATCCACTGCATCATACACGCAGATATCCTTCCAGAGATTCAGCTTCAGCTTTTCGAGCCTCCAAGCCTCTTTGTCTTTCCAGATCCTAGGCGTGACAAATACGTAGGTGCAGTCTGAGGCATCATATCCCAATGGGTTTTCGGCCCTTTTATCAAAATCCCTATCGGCTTTCGCCCTGAAACCCTTATCGGTCCCGAATTCCCACAGCGATCGGCCTGCAGGGACATACGGCCTCTGCTGCTCGGAATATATCAGCCCATCCCAGCCGGGCAGATAGACAGCGCTGCCGTAGGGTATGCTGATCTGCGCTCCGGGAAGGGTGGAGAAATAAACCAGTTTTGAAACCAGATAGGGAAAAAATCCTTTTCCCTGATGTTTTTCCGCCCAGTGCTCTATATCGGTTCTGTCAATTAATTTCATGGGAATGCGATTAAAAATTTGGTTAGCAGTAAAGTTTTTTGATCAATTCAAATTTATGCAATATCCGAAAATCGAGCATATTTTTAAGTTGAAAATTCTTAATATTCTGCCAGTTAAAATACTGTGCCATCGCTGCTGAATCTCCGAGGGGCTTCTCGGTTTAGCGGCGGCGTACTAAACGGCTGATATTGAGCGGTCTGATGAAATTGAAGTGCAGATCATTTTTTAGGAGTCTGGAATTAAAAAATTAGCTAACTTTAGTCATAACAACTAATACAGTACAGTATGGATATTGATTATCAGGACCGCAATATTTTTGAAACGGATTATATTTTCAGGATACAGACCTTTGAGAAGTATCTGGAAAGCCCCGCCGCATCACAGCATCATTATGCGGAGTATAAGGCCGGACTCATTCCCAACATCTTTTACGCGCATAATATGAAGGATGTGCTGAGCATCTTCAAAGAAGAGTACGATGGCATAAAGTCGGGACTAGAGCGCTATGAAACGGATAACAATAATGATTTCCCAATGCTCAAGTCCTTTGTAAACACGGAAAGGGATCTGCGAAAAATATTGGACAGTGACCAGCTTAGAGACTATACTGAACTGCTGGAACGCTCCTTTGACAGCCAGAAGACCGATGCAAAGGCCGCTGCAGTGAGCAGGTTCTTCCTGCCGACGCCTCTGCTGGAAAACTATATCTATCAGGTGGAGAAGATATTCGGAAAAGGCATTCTGGACTGATCTTCTTTTCTCTGAGACATTCTCCCTAAATACCAATCTGCCATCTTAATTATCGATCTATGGAACTGCATTTTGAGGATTTAGCGGTGACCGTCAGAGCCGGAGAGCTGGATGTGCCGTACGGCTTGAGCGATGAGGCGCTGTTTTTATCGGTGCGCAGCCATCTGGCGGGACTGCTTTGCGGGGGCGCGGAGATTTTCCATTTTGGACCGGCGCCGGACAATACGGCCGACGGGCAGGATGAGCTGCTGGAGAACGGCATCTTCTACCGGATCATCGCATATGAAAAGAATCTTGGCATCGATAGGGAGAGTGCGACGGATGAAATACTGAGTGCCTTCAGTTTCCTGGTCGAAAATTTCGAGCCGCGATGGGCCACAATCTTCGTGGAGGAGGGATCCGCAAAAAGAGAGGTGACAATCGAGCTTCTGTATCAGGAGGTGTTCTGAAAATCGTTCCTCACTGCTCTTCTTTGCGCAAAAGGATCAAGCTGGCCAATTATAAATTTAAAATAGAGGAGCAATGAATACAGAAGACGGCATTGAAAGATTTATCAGGGCGCAGCAGGATGCCTATCCCCGAGCATTGGAAGAAATCAGAAGCGGACGCAAGCAGAGCCACTGGATGTGGTTTGTCTTCCCGCAGATCAGGGGTCTGGGTTTTACGGACTATAATGTATATTTTGGGCTAAAGGACCTGGACGAAGCCAGGGAATATCTTAACGATCCGGTACTGGGGAAACGTCTAGTCGAGATTTCACAGGCGGTCCTGGGACTGAACGGAAAAACCGCGCTGGAGATTTTCGGAAAGCCTGACCAGCGGAAGCTCAGGTCCTGCATGACGCTGTTCAGCAGGATTGCCGATGCGGATCCGGTCTTCGGAAAAGTGCTTCAGAAATACTATGGCGGAATTTTGGATGAGAAAACAATTTCCATTCTCGGGACTCAAAATTAGGCTCTAATGATTCTATCCAAACCTCACAGGTCGACGTAGATAATTTTTACCTTCTCGCGGTGCCCGTCGATCAGGCAATTTATCTCATCGCTCAGCTCCCTGTATTTGGCTGCCGACTCTTCCTTTTCCTGATTCTTTTCCATTTCCAGCCTATTGGTTTTTTCCTCGGGAGTTTCCTTGACCATCTGCCCCAATTCCATTTCGGTGCCTGGCGCGCCATCATTTTCCAGAGCCTCTCTCTGCTGCCGCCTTAAGGCAGCTTTTGCCTCCCTGTGGCAGACGATGATGTAGTCTTTCAGCAGCCCGACACATCTTTGCACATGCTCGCCGAAGCCGCCGTCTTCGTCAAGGAGTTCATGGGGATAAGTGTAATTGATGATCTCCATTCGGGAATGCAGGTCAATTTTAAAGTATTCTATAAAATCTGAGTCTGTGACTCCGTTAAACTTATCGATTTCCATAGCAGTATCTGTTAGATTTGAAAGCCGACCAGATTTCCCTGATAGGGAAAGGCGAAATCCTCGATTTTCACCGACTGGTCCAGCCATGCGGATTCGTCCTGCCGCTTCAGCATAATGGGCATTCTGAGCTTATGGTTATGGATGTACTGCATCAGGCCGTTTGCTTTTGTGGTCACCATGGTGTAGGTGTTTTTAATTTCATCGGTTAGGGGATCCGTCCAGGAGGAATACAGGCCGGCAAACGTAAAGATTTCATCATCCTGCGAGTTGATCTGGTACTTATCCTTGCTTTTTCCCTTCTCATCATTCCAATGCCATTCGTAGTAGGCAGATGCTATTATCAGGCATCGGTTATGGGTGATGTTTTTGAAGGAGGCCTTTTCGTCTATGCTCTCTATCCTTGCATTGAGCGTATTTTTTCTGAATTCTATATCCTTCGCCCATGACGGGAGAAGCCCCCAGGTGTAATCCGTTGTGATCAGGTGCGGAGAGGAATTAAGTATCACAGGGATATTTGGATGGGAGAACCCGTTTATAAAATCCGACTGCAGATAGGTTTCCTCATTGTCGAGTTCCGCATTAAAGCGTCTTTTGAGATCTTCTATTGAGGCATTCTGCTGGGTATAATAACACATAATATTCCGTTTTAAAGGCTGTTTTAAAAATGTCTTATCCTGATACTAATCTGCCCTTTTAAGGGCTTTTGTCTTTTTCATACGGCTTAAGTTTGAATAAACGATCTTATGGAATCTTACCCAATAGACATCAAACGCATCGAAAGGCTTATTAAAGAAAATGAAAAGCGAAAACAAAAGCTTAGAAAAAGAAACAGCAGAAAACTGATGTACGGCATGCTTGTTTTCCTCTTTCTGTTTCTGCTTTTCTATCAAATTTAGTTCATTCTTAGGACATTGCATAACTAAATATTCAAAATTTCATTCTGTGGCGCGGCAGATTGATTTCGTGATCCTGCGGATAAGGCTGGCGGTGGGTGCTGCTGACATCCTGTTTGATATTGTGCTGTGTGGTATACCTTTTTTCCGAGTCCGAATATCTTGGATCAGGGATAAATGGCATTTTCGCCATTCTGGAAATGGTGATCGTAGGGAAATGATAGTCAATTTCCACTGTGCCCAGAAGCAGGTAGCATCCGCCTCCCTGAAAAGGATTATTTACAAGACTGTCCGGGAAATGCGCCGTATCAAAATAGGCTCCCTCATGATCGATCCATGTCCCGAAATACATATTGCCCCTCTTTGTAGGCACCTGTTTTGTCGAGATGAGATAGGCAAGCATGCGAACTTCCTTCTTATGGTATTTTAACAAATCCCGAACCATCACATCCCCTCGGTATCTGGTTTTGAGCAGATCAAAAACGGTGCAGGAAACCGGGAAATTCAGCAGTTCGATTTCATCAAAGGCATCCTCAAAAATCGAGCGCTCCAGAACAGGCAGCTTAAATTCCTTTGCAGGCTGCTCGATGAGCATAAGCCCGCGATTTGCTGGCTTGAAATTATTCATCAAAAGGCTTACCTGCACCAGAAGCTGGTTTTTGGTTTTTCCCGTAAAACGGAAAGCGCCGATAAAAATAAGCGTCTTTACATTCTCAATTCCCATCGGCACCCTGTTTATGAAATCTTCC encodes the following:
- a CDS encoding DUF1810 domain-containing protein, coding for MNTEDGIERFIRAQQDAYPRALEEIRSGRKQSHWMWFVFPQIRGLGFTDYNVYFGLKDLDEAREYLNDPVLGKRLVEISQAVLGLNGKTALEIFGKPDQRKLRSCMTLFSRIADADPVFGKVLQKYYGGILDEKTISILGTQN
- a CDS encoding SOS response-associated peptidase gives rise to the protein MCYYTQQNASIEDLKRRFNAELDNEETYLQSDFINGFSHPNIPVILNSSPHLITTDYTWGLLPSWAKDIEFRKNTLNARIESIDEKASFKNITHNRCLIIASAYYEWHWNDEKGKSKDKYQINSQDDEIFTFAGLYSSWTDPLTDEIKNTYTMVTTKANGLMQYIHNHKLRMPIMLKRQDESAWLDQSVKIEDFAFPYQGNLVGFQI